A single window of Micromonas commoda chromosome 6, complete sequence DNA harbors:
- a CDS encoding predicted protein, whose product MLSSETNQSLRRKSCGKADDEGHESLRYAAVISSLVSCFGILMANLFKYSRRNTPQSLPLPC is encoded by the coding sequence ATGCTCTCCTCGGAAACAAACCAGTCCCTTCGGAGGAAATCCTGCGGCAAAGCGGATGACGAAGGACACGAGTCGTTGCGGTATGCGGCCGTTATCTCTTCGCTTGTCAGCTGCTTCGGCATATTGATGGCGAACCTGTTCAAATATTCGAGGAGAAACACTCCGCAGTCGCTTCCGTTGCCCTGCTGA
- a CDS encoding predicted protein: MTSVEEDAAIGVALGDATSAGEILALRDELSEKELELLEMQQSFAELVAKHDEVKAQLKKASRFKEDSANILQSAVKFKEEAQITAKNATERADKLQADLKSTREAAASAKKMATHFKEKCEAEHERAAAAESAAAALRVELETFRKSSTAKIAELNEKLESRSKESEEVITKKDHELRLRESAEAEARLSAELAKVKETAEDVESKLRAELSRTRDDLALALAKGKVTRESVGDSSGQLLATVQRMTREQLEAAREEVSRAYEVAKSREKEAQDAREKVESLQQSHAVLKATMDQLRERVDDTKRHAETRTEAAARHKATSRNLRKQLAEVHAALADAQAELRLSRRGETRDTRDSGTSASSNLIGAAEEATSVLSAALKQCFEPGSNSQLVNQWMDVGVRKDERGASVLLAVAHRAAGALVTATSRASDAEYAAEHAMHSLEDTQLELNAVQAERDAARAAASASDERANRSNEELRDVLNRLRDSDKKTQKLDELIRRLASRS; encoded by the coding sequence ATGACATCTGTCGAAGAGGACGCTGCGATAGGCGTCGCATTAGGCGATGCCACCTCAGCGGGAGAGATTTTGGCGCTTCGTGACGAGCTCAGTGAGAAagagctcgagctccttgaaaTGCAGCAGAGCTTCGCGGAACTCGTGGCGAAGCACGATGAGGTCAAGGCCCAGCTGAAGAAGGCATCGCGGTTCAAGGAGGACTCGGCGAATATCCTGCAGAGTGCGGTCAAgttcaaggaggaggcgcagaTAACCGCCAAGaacgcgacggagcgcgccgatAAGCTGCAAGCTGACCTCAAGTCGACGCGAGAGGCTGCTGCATCGGCCAAGAAGATGGCCACGCACTTCAAGGAGAAGTGCGAGGCTGAGCACGAGCGGGCAGCCGCAGCCGAGagtgccgccgcggcgttgcgGGTCGAACTTGAGACCTTTCGCAAGTCATCGACTGCTaagatcgccgagctcaatGAGAAGCTGGAGTCGCGGAGCAAAGAGAGTGAGGAGGTGATAACGAAGAAGGACCATGAGCTTCGGTTGCGCGAGAGCgcagaggcggaggcgaggctcTCCGCGGAGTTGGCAAAGGTCAAAGAAACGGCCGAAGACGTCGAGTCAAAGCTCAGGGCTGAACTTTCGCGCACGCGGGATGACCTTGCGTTGGCGCTGGCCAAAGGGAAGGTGACGCGCGAGAGTGTAGGAGACTCGTCGGGACAGCTCCTCGCTACGGTGCAGAGGATGACCAGGGAACAACTCGAAGCTGCTCGTGAGGAGGTGAGTAGGGCGTACGAGGTTGCAAAGTCTAGAGAGAAGGAGGCACAAGATGCTCGGGAGAAAGTTGAAAGTTTGCAGCAGTCGCATGCGGTGCTCAAGGCGACAATGGATCAACTTCGCGAACGCGTAGACGACACAAAACGACACGCAGAGACGAGGACCGAAGCGGCAGCACGACACAAGGCCACATCGCGCAATCTTCGTAAGCAGCTAGCTGAAGTTCACGCCGCTTTGGCGGACGCCCAGGCTGAGCTCCGGTTAAGTCGGAGGGGTGAGACGCGAGATACAAGAGACAGCGGCACTTCTGCCTCTTCCAATCTCATCGGAGCTGCAGAAGAAGCGACCTCCGTGctgtccgccgcgctcaaacAATGCTTCGAACCTGGATCCAATTCTCAACTCGTCAATCAATGGATGGACGTGGGCGTCCGGAAGGACGAAAGAGGTGCATCAGTGCTTCTTGCGGTGGCGCATCGTGCGGCTGGGGCGCTGGTGACAGCGACATCGCGAGCATCGGATGCGGAGTACGCGGCAGAACATGCGATGCACAGTCTGGAAGATACGCAGCTGGAGTTAAACGCCGTGCAGGCTGAGCGAGATGCTGCTCGAGCTGCAGCTTCGGCTTCGGACGAACGAGCAAACCGGAGCAACGAGGAATTGAGGGATGTGCTAAATCGTCTGAGAGATTCGGACAAGAAAACGCAGAAACTGGACGAGCTCATAAGGCGGCTGGCGTCACGCAGCTAG
- a CDS encoding predicted protein — protein MGSHRSSLGCKRPREETSSMEETPRPPVGYPSHESRGGARAQCDDDAHNSPPRHTPGVTPGESKHSQLPPRRIAICFPKKVSCASRPPVLLTNVQAKSGCTLSSLPIERDPARTDRTTAPVTYFRRIQYHAQQILRYLSHRFRGAR, from the coding sequence ATGGGCTCGCACCGATCGTCTCTCGGGTGtaagcgcccgcgcgaggagacgAGCTCGATGGAGGAAACACCACGACCTCCCGTTGGGTACCCCTCGCACGAGTCAAGGGGCGGTGCGAGGGCGcagtgcgacgacgacgcgcacaactccccgccgcgccacaCGCCGGGAGTGACCCCAGGTGAGTCCAAACACTCACAATTACCTCCGCGAAGGATCGCGATATGCTTTCCGAAGAAAgtctcgtgcgcgtcgcgcccccccgTCCTCTTGACGAACGTTCAAGCGAAATCTGGGTGCACACTTTCAAGCCTTCCGATCGAGAGGGATCCGGCTCGGACTGACCGCACGACCGCCCCCGTCACTTATTTCAGGCGGATTCAATATCATGCGCAACAGATCCTTCGATACCTTTCACATCGAttccgaggagcgcgatAG